In Phenylobacterium koreense, one DNA window encodes the following:
- a CDS encoding M16 family metallopeptidase: protein MCGPLRKAEQLPTIHKLSNGVRVVCDPIDGLETLALSVVAGRGARSEDESRSGWSHLLEHMVFKGAGQRSAKDIVEVVEAEGGQINAATGYERTSFQVRALKGGLDLGSAVLADLVQRPTMDRADLVREIQVVGQEIAEAADTPDDLVFEMAQEAAFGAQPLGRSILGSDASIGKASSAALSEWRATLYAPANLIISASGAVDEDELLALAERDFGQAAGEGAPSPDEAAFVGGLRVAAKALEQANLVFLLPAVGVRDDRYFTLRLFAEILGGGMASRLFQEAREKRGLAYAVDAYSETYADTGVLGVFAGCAAGDAAELAKVAAGEIRGMAERIEASELSRAKAQLKASMFMAREQPLSRTEQAASQVLLFDRTLPTAELAGEIDAVSAADIMALGEWMLAPRRAAASVLGPKAALKAAEAFEAALTR from the coding sequence ATGTGCGGGCCTTTGCGGAAGGCTGAGCAACTGCCCACCATACACAAGTTGAGCAACGGGGTTCGCGTCGTCTGCGACCCCATCGACGGCCTGGAGACCCTCGCCCTGTCGGTCGTCGCCGGACGCGGGGCGCGGTCGGAAGACGAATCCCGGTCGGGCTGGTCCCACCTTCTCGAACACATGGTGTTCAAGGGCGCCGGCCAGCGTTCGGCGAAGGACATCGTCGAGGTCGTCGAGGCCGAGGGCGGCCAGATCAACGCTGCCACGGGCTACGAGCGAACGAGCTTCCAGGTGCGCGCCCTGAAGGGTGGCCTAGATCTCGGCTCGGCCGTGCTGGCCGATCTCGTCCAGCGGCCGACCATGGATCGGGCCGACCTGGTCCGCGAGATCCAGGTCGTCGGCCAGGAGATCGCCGAGGCCGCAGACACCCCGGACGACCTCGTCTTCGAGATGGCTCAGGAAGCCGCATTCGGCGCCCAGCCGCTGGGTCGGTCGATTCTCGGTTCTGACGCCAGCATCGGAAAGGCGTCGTCGGCGGCGCTGTCCGAGTGGCGGGCGACGCTCTACGCGCCGGCCAATCTCATCATCTCGGCGTCGGGCGCCGTGGACGAGGACGAACTGCTCGCCCTGGCGGAGCGCGATTTCGGCCAGGCCGCGGGGGAGGGCGCGCCGTCCCCCGACGAGGCGGCCTTCGTCGGCGGCTTGCGGGTCGCCGCCAAGGCGCTGGAACAGGCCAATCTGGTCTTCCTGCTGCCCGCCGTCGGCGTGCGCGACGACCGCTACTTCACCCTCCGGCTATTCGCCGAGATTCTAGGGGGCGGCATGGCCTCCCGCCTCTTCCAGGAGGCCCGGGAGAAGCGGGGCCTGGCCTATGCGGTGGACGCCTATTCCGAAACCTATGCCGACACCGGAGTGCTGGGCGTCTTCGCCGGATGCGCCGCGGGCGACGCCGCCGAGCTGGCCAAGGTCGCGGCCGGCGAGATCCGCGGCATGGCCGAGCGGATCGAAGCCTCCGAGCTCTCGCGCGCCAAGGCCCAGCTCAAGGCCTCGATGTTCATGGCGCGGGAACAGCCGCTGTCGCGCACCGAGCAGGCCGCCTCGCAGGTGCTGCTGTTCGATCGCACCCTGCCGACCGCCGAGCTGGCGGGCGAGATCGACGCGGTGAGCGCGGCCGACATCATGGCGCTGGGCGAGTGGATGCTGGCGCCGCGGCGGGCCGCGGCCAGCGTTCTGGGACCCAAGGCGGCGCTGAAGGCGGCCGAAGCGTTCGAGGCCGCGCTGACCCGCTGA
- a CDS encoding GNAT family N-acetyltransferase, which produces MALLDWIAPESSLRIEGDGVRLRPPRATDFAEWRELRAQSRDFLQPWEPTWPADDLTRAAFRRRLTAYARDREAGTAFPFFVFRAKDDALTGGITLSNVRRGVAQTGSVGYWCGSPFARQGQTLAAVRALTVFSFRTLALHRLEAACLPSNEPSRRLLNRAGFREEGLAQAYLKINGVWRDHVLFGLVSPLRTHEGPDEGVSV; this is translated from the coding sequence ATGGCCCTGCTGGATTGGATTGCGCCGGAAAGCAGCCTTCGCATCGAGGGCGACGGGGTGCGCCTGCGTCCGCCGCGTGCGACGGATTTCGCCGAGTGGCGTGAACTGCGTGCTCAGTCGCGGGATTTCCTCCAGCCGTGGGAGCCGACCTGGCCGGCCGACGATCTGACCCGTGCGGCCTTCCGACGCAGGCTGACCGCCTATGCGCGCGATCGCGAGGCCGGGACGGCGTTCCCGTTCTTCGTTTTCCGGGCCAAGGACGACGCCCTGACCGGGGGGATCACCCTTTCGAACGTTCGCCGCGGCGTCGCACAGACAGGGTCCGTCGGCTACTGGTGCGGCTCGCCATTCGCCCGTCAGGGCCAGACCCTGGCGGCCGTCCGCGCGCTGACGGTGTTCTCGTTCCGGACCTTGGCCCTGCATCGCCTGGAGGCGGCCTGCCTCCCCAGCAACGAGCCTTCCCGCCGACTTCTCAACCGCGCCGGGTTTCGGGAAGAGGGGCTCGCTCAGGCTTATCTGAAAATTAACGGCGTCTGGCGAGATCATGTCCTGTTCGGTCTTGTGTCTCCCTTGAGGACGCACGAGGGCCCGGACGAGGGAGTGTCTGTTTAG